One genomic segment of Fibrobacter sp. UWH4 includes these proteins:
- a CDS encoding virulence RhuM family protein yields MKSELENTFLLYHDKDGKTDVSVRFADEDVWVTQVQLAELYETTQQNISLHIDNIYKDEELPKEATHKEFLLVQQEGKRQVHRKIAHYNLDVIIAIGYRVQSPVATRFRRWATARLHEFIQKGFSLDDERLKNGRNRYFKELLQRIRDIRSSERNFYQQVTDIYATSIDYDPRKKITKDFFATVQNKLHYAVHEHTAAELIYERVDSEKPFVGMTNFKGNYITEDDVKIAKNYLSEKELQRLNLMVSQFLDFAELQALDEKPMKMQDWVAALDSQIVMSQRKILEGEGKISHDEAMEKAEREYSLFRQKELANLKSDFDLFLEETKKLSNDKSAK; encoded by the coding sequence GTTTTGCCGATGAAGATGTATGGGTGACTCAGGTTCAGCTTGCCGAACTGTATGAGACCACTCAGCAAAATATAAGCCTGCACATCGACAACATATACAAGGACGAGGAACTGCCCAAGGAGGCAACTCACAAGGAATTCTTGTTAGTTCAACAAGAAGGAAAACGGCAGGTTCATCGAAAGATTGCTCATTACAATCTCGATGTCATCATCGCCATCGGTTACCGTGTCCAGTCCCCTGTAGCCACAAGATTCAGGCGGTGGGCCACGGCAAGGCTGCATGAATTCATTCAGAAGGGTTTTTCCCTTGACGATGAAAGGCTGAAAAACGGCCGAAACCGTTATTTCAAGGAGCTTTTGCAGCGAATCCGCGATATTCGCTCGTCTGAACGCAATTTCTACCAGCAGGTCACGGATATCTATGCGACATCTATTGACTACGATCCCCGCAAAAAAATTACGAAGGATTTCTTTGCTACCGTTCAGAACAAGCTGCATTATGCCGTCCACGAGCATACGGCGGCAGAGCTTATCTACGAGCGTGTTGATAGCGAGAAACCGTTCGTCGGCATGACAAATTTCAAGGGGAACTACATCACGGAAGACGATGTGAAAATCGCCAAGAACTACCTATCGGAAAAGGAACTCCAGCGTTTGAACCTGATGGTGTCGCAGTTTCTTGATTTCGCCGAATTGCAGGCCCTTGACGAAAAGCCGATGAAAATGCAGGACTGGGTTGCGGCTCTGGACAGTCAGATTGTCATGAGCCAGCGGAAAATCCTGGAAGGTGAGGGGAAGATAAGCCACGATGAGGCCATGGAGAAGGCGGAGCGAGAATACAGCCTGTTCCGTCAAAAGGAATTGGCCAACCTGAAAAGCGATTTCGATCTATTCTTGGAAGAGACAAAGAAACTGTCCAACGATAAGTCTGCGAAATAA
- a CDS encoding DUF3791 domain-containing protein: MDKQISWTVAAISEFAKAKALSVKQVFNYLSLFKGLDFLQEHYGAEHLLSFDDAVDDLTAICQRNGGQIR, from the coding sequence ATGGATAAGCAAATCTCATGGACCGTTGCTGCAATCAGTGAATTCGCGAAAGCCAAGGCACTTTCCGTAAAGCAGGTTTTTAACTATCTAAGCCTGTTTAAAGGTCTTGATTTTTTGCAAGAGCATTATGGGGCCGAGCACTTGCTTTCTTTTGACGATGCCGTAGATGATTTGACCGCTATTTGCCAGAGGAATGGAGGCCAAATACGATGA
- a CDS encoding DUF3990 domain-containing protein, producing the protein MARKVADRFGGGPIVNAFEFDDSNLSTLNVKKFEQPNREWAEFVMANRSRGQEHPADNFDLIIGPVANDDIATLFRTFAINVITIGELVQGLKSRKLNNQYAFRSEKAIAFLQKRPSV; encoded by the coding sequence ATGGCACGTAAAGTTGCCGACCGATTTGGCGGCGGCCCCATTGTGAACGCGTTTGAGTTCGACGATTCGAATTTGTCGACATTGAATGTCAAAAAGTTTGAACAGCCGAACCGTGAATGGGCAGAATTTGTGATGGCAAACAGAAGTAGAGGTCAGGAACATCCTGCAGATAATTTTGATTTGATTATTGGTCCCGTGGCTAACGACGACATCGCGACTTTGTTCAGAACGTTCGCAATAAATGTCATTACAATTGGTGAATTAGTTCAAGGGCTGAAGTCTCGAAAATTGAACAACCAATACGCTTTCAGATCTGAGAAAGCAATCGCCTTTTTGCAAAAGAGGCCGAGCGTATGA
- a CDS encoding type IV pilin protein — protein sequence MKKQGFTLIELMVVIVIMGILAAVAVPKLFGMIAKSKASEVGPAAGTYVKLQQAFVSETGTDYGSFKLIGYSAPGTNSQTTNFTYTDEAGAGTHALPQTAEDAWKATSRVQLNDCTTGGTWTVTIAKAAGGNAADAAVFDASVNGNGCEELTPSFNKIGH from the coding sequence ATGAAAAAGCAAGGTTTTACCCTTATCGAATTGATGGTCGTGATCGTGATCATGGGCATCCTGGCCGCCGTCGCAGTACCGAAACTGTTCGGCATGATCGCTAAGTCCAAGGCTTCCGAAGTCGGCCCCGCCGCTGGAACCTACGTGAAGTTGCAGCAGGCTTTCGTGTCTGAAACGGGCACCGATTACGGTTCTTTTAAGCTGATTGGTTACAGCGCCCCGGGTACAAATAGCCAGACGACTAATTTTACATACACTGATGAAGCTGGGGCAGGCACCCATGCACTTCCGCAAACTGCTGAAGATGCTTGGAAAGCAACTAGCCGAGTTCAGTTGAACGATTGTACTACTGGTGGTACATGGACTGTCACTATTGCAAAGGCTGCCGGTGGCAACGCTGCTGATGCGGCAGTATTTGACGCAAGCGTGAACGGCAATGGTTGCGAAGAACTGACCCCGTCTTTTAACAAGATCGGCCATTAA
- a CDS encoding site-specific integrase yields the protein MLFFDTALKYLNLENYKENLAPTTMRTYYWNLKKVTDFDPEAHCEDIDESFIRNYKAFLQQKGDKPNTVAKALSVFRIFTRKMVADKLFETDPFENIKVGRVYSRRNFLTINELKRLYLNYLDNKQFLTETEQNVMGVFLFSCFTGLRYSDLLSLDASEIFDWKIRKQTHKTGEPVYIPIPIQARLLLPEKLTKGPVFKVVENSHFNRTLRKVAPKLGYHKYIHCHLARHTFATTCITLGISLPSTSKLLGHRNVETTLIYAKFVDTFLDKEMRKFNRLK from the coding sequence ATGCTATTCTTTGACACTGCCCTCAAATACCTTAACCTTGAAAACTACAAGGAAAACTTGGCCCCCACTACAATGCGGACCTATTATTGGAACCTAAAGAAAGTCACGGACTTTGACCCAGAGGCCCACTGCGAAGACATCGATGAATCTTTTATTCGCAATTATAAAGCATTCTTGCAACAAAAGGGTGATAAGCCAAATACTGTGGCCAAGGCCTTGTCTGTTTTTAGAATTTTTACAAGGAAAATGGTTGCAGACAAGCTGTTCGAAACAGACCCTTTTGAAAATATAAAGGTCGGCCGAGTTTATTCAAGGCGAAATTTTCTTACAATCAACGAGCTTAAACGCTTGTACCTAAACTACCTAGACAACAAGCAATTCCTTACAGAAACAGAACAAAATGTAATGGGTGTATTTCTGTTTAGCTGCTTTACCGGTCTGCGATACAGCGACCTTCTTTCTCTCGATGCATCCGAAATTTTTGATTGGAAAATACGGAAACAAACTCACAAAACCGGAGAGCCGGTATACATTCCTATTCCAATCCAAGCGCGGTTGCTCTTGCCCGAAAAACTGACAAAAGGCCCCGTCTTTAAAGTAGTTGAGAATTCACATTTCAACAGGACGCTCCGCAAGGTGGCCCCAAAACTCGGCTATCACAAATACATTCATTGCCACCTGGCAAGGCACACCTTTGCAACCACCTGCATCACGCTCGGAATATCACTACCTTCAACAAGTAAATTATTGGGGCACCGTAATGTTGAGACCACTCTTATTTATGCAAAATTCGTTGACACATTCCTTGACAAAGAAATGAGAAAGTTCAACAGGCTAAAATAA
- a CDS encoding glycosyltransferase, which yields MNVRVCQVLHGIVGGGSEQVVLNYCSRMRDIHFDLLYQYEPNPQILERFNEAGINCIQIPDKVHHPLKHLWTMFRIFRKGRYDVVHSHLDWFMNSYVCFLAMLAGIKKRIAHHHQAYGSNILCSLMRIPCKLFATHWLACGEAAAINGWGCSALKKGKVTILPNAIDPERFKFSESTRREIRERYGIRDDDFVVGHVGRFYPQKNHDFLINVFAALHKQKENTKLLLLGNGPMQENIKQKVETLGLASAVIFAGLQKDVAPFYSAMDAFCFPSLWEGLPITLVEAQYNGLPCEISKHLSKEIDISSSITRISLICSAQEWAKVLLLQVGKRNYITCKKTQFDINETYPQLQMLYKG from the coding sequence ATGAATGTTCGCGTTTGTCAGGTACTGCACGGGATTGTGGGCGGCGGTTCGGAACAGGTGGTTCTGAACTATTGTTCCCGCATGCGCGATATTCACTTTGATTTGCTTTACCAGTACGAACCGAATCCGCAGATTTTGGAACGCTTTAACGAGGCCGGAATCAACTGCATCCAGATTCCCGACAAAGTGCATCATCCGCTAAAGCATCTGTGGACGATGTTCCGAATCTTTAGAAAGGGCCGCTATGATGTAGTCCATAGTCACTTGGATTGGTTCATGAATAGCTATGTGTGCTTCTTGGCTATGCTTGCCGGAATCAAGAAGCGAATTGCGCATCACCACCAAGCATACGGCAGTAACATCCTTTGCTCGCTAATGCGCATTCCCTGCAAACTCTTCGCTACCCATTGGTTGGCTTGCGGAGAAGCTGCTGCCATCAATGGCTGGGGGTGCAGCGCACTCAAGAAGGGCAAAGTGACGATTCTCCCCAATGCAATCGACCCTGAACGGTTTAAGTTTAGTGAATCGACTCGACGTGAAATCCGGGAACGGTATGGAATCAGGGACGATGATTTTGTAGTAGGACACGTTGGCCGCTTTTACCCGCAAAAAAATCATGATTTTTTGATAAACGTCTTTGCGGCACTCCATAAACAAAAGGAAAATACAAAGTTGTTACTGTTGGGTAACGGCCCTATGCAGGAAAATATTAAACAAAAAGTTGAAACCTTGGGTTTAGCATCAGCCGTAATCTTCGCGGGCTTACAAAAAGATGTCGCCCCGTTTTATAGCGCAATGGACGCTTTTTGTTTTCCTTCGCTGTGGGAAGGATTGCCTATAACTCTTGTAGAAGCGCAATATAACGGACTGCCTTGCGAGATAAGCAAACATCTCTCAAAAGAGATTGATATTTCGAGTAGCATCACTAGGATAAGTTTGATTTGTTCCGCGCAAGAATGGGCAAAAGTATTGTTGTTGCAAGTTGGAAAGCGTAATTACATAACGTGCAAAAAAACTCAATTTGACATAAACGAAACTTATCCGCAACTTCAAATGTTGTATAAAGGATAA
- a CDS encoding phosphorylcholine transferase LicD has translation MVLDEVTLKKLQARLMDLMQKIHLICVENNIRYTMIGGTMIGAVRHQGFIPWDDDIDIGMPYEDYKKFIDVVTSHEYEGLAFGVPGETEDYFQTFVKVFDTTTTLKENNRTKSKPKGIFIDVFPLAFVGNTKWEVFYNVRKFRFWRDVLTRKDYHLCKGWFFLVEWIYILLGKFLSTETSLKRIHAHYEKLASKKTLMMADLDGNNKGIVPAYLFDEFTLYDFENYQFYGMKRADEYLRWVFGDYMKLPPENQRTPHHIEFMDLNKSYLDD, from the coding sequence ATGGTTTTAGATGAAGTTACTTTAAAAAAATTACAAGCACGTTTAATGGATTTAATGCAGAAAATTCATTTAATATGCGTAGAAAACAACATCCGCTATACAATGATTGGCGGAACGATGATCGGTGCTGTCCGACACCAAGGGTTTATTCCGTGGGATGACGACATCGACATAGGAATGCCTTATGAAGATTATAAAAAATTTATTGATGTTGTAACTTCGCATGAGTACGAAGGACTTGCTTTTGGAGTCCCTGGGGAGACGGAAGATTATTTTCAAACATTTGTGAAAGTCTTTGATACAACAACTACATTAAAAGAAAATAATCGAACAAAGAGCAAGCCCAAAGGGATATTTATAGATGTTTTCCCATTAGCATTTGTTGGTAATACTAAATGGGAAGTTTTTTATAACGTGAGAAAATTCCGTTTTTGGCGAGACGTCTTGACAAGGAAGGATTATCATTTGTGTAAAGGATGGTTCTTTTTAGTAGAGTGGATATATATATTGCTGGGCAAATTTTTATCAACCGAAACATCTTTGAAACGCATTCATGCTCATTATGAGAAACTGGCCTCCAAAAAAACATTGATGATGGCCGATTTAGATGGGAACAATAAGGGAATTGTACCAGCGTATCTCTTCGATGAATTTACGCTATATGATTTTGAAAATTATCAGTTTTATGGCATGAAACGGGCGGACGAATATTTACGATGGGTCTTTGGAGACTATATGAAATTGCCTCCAGAAAATCAGCGAACTCCGCATCATATTGAATTTATGGATTTGAATAAAAGTTACTTAGACGATTGA
- a CDS encoding NAD-dependent epimerase/dehydratase family protein, with product MLEDSLDKYVQQDVERIAQNSSIPWGCFEGKSILVTGATGLIGSLLIKALACRNRLFDSKITIKALVRNEIKAKQIFHDILGRDFFEIVVNDVCNPITASRVDYIIHGACSTSSVDFVSKPVETIWTSIQGTRNILEFAKDNNVLGIAYLSSLEYYGKPTKQDVNETDLGYLNPTSVRSSYSESKRMAECMCVSYASEYKVPVKTIRLAQTFGPGVSASDNRVFAQFARSVINNGNIILHTKGETIRNYCYTADAVSGILTVLAKGTSGEAYNIANPGTTISIAGMAKFVCENFGKGQSQLEFDLSKDESAFGYNPTMKISLAADKISSLGWVAKTDLHEMFERTIASLRLKLQSSK from the coding sequence ATGCTTGAAGATTCACTTGATAAGTATGTTCAACAAGATGTCGAAAGAATCGCCCAGAATAGCTCTATCCCTTGGGGCTGTTTTGAAGGAAAATCCATTCTAGTGACAGGAGCGACCGGCTTAATTGGCTCGCTTCTAATCAAAGCTCTAGCTTGTCGGAATAGGCTGTTTGATTCAAAAATTACTATCAAAGCATTAGTTAGAAACGAAATTAAAGCGAAACAAATTTTCCATGACATCTTAGGTAGAGATTTTTTTGAAATCGTTGTTAATGATGTTTGCAATCCAATTACAGCATCTCGAGTTGACTACATAATTCACGGAGCGTGTTCAACATCATCTGTAGATTTTGTCAGCAAACCCGTGGAGACGATTTGGACTTCTATACAGGGAACACGAAACATCCTTGAGTTTGCCAAAGACAACAATGTCTTAGGAATCGCATATTTATCGTCGCTGGAATATTATGGGAAGCCAACAAAACAGGATGTAAATGAAACTGATTTAGGATACCTAAACCCAACATCTGTTCGCAGTTCATATTCTGAAAGCAAAAGAATGGCTGAATGCATGTGCGTTTCCTATGCTTCCGAATACAAAGTCCCCGTTAAAACCATTCGCCTTGCGCAAACTTTTGGTCCTGGCGTGTCAGCTTCGGATAACAGGGTTTTTGCGCAATTTGCACGCAGCGTCATCAACAACGGAAACATCATCCTCCACACAAAGGGTGAAACAATACGAAACTATTGTTACACTGCGGACGCTGTATCCGGAATCTTGACTGTTCTTGCAAAGGGAACTTCTGGAGAAGCTTATAATATCGCCAATCCAGGCACAACAATCAGCATTGCGGGAATGGCAAAATTTGTTTGTGAAAATTTTGGTAAAGGCCAAAGCCAATTAGAATTCGACCTTAGCAAAGACGAATCCGCATTCGGATACAATCCAACTATGAAAATATCTCTAGCTGCCGACAAAATCAGCAGTCTTGGTTGGGTTGCAAAAACAGATTTGCACGAAATGTTCGAAAGAACTATTGCAAGCTTAAGGTTGAAACTTCAATCGTCTAAGTAA
- a CDS encoding 2-C-methyl-D-erythritol 4-phosphate cytidylyltransferase, with product MNTAVIFAGGVGQRMHSVERPKQFLEMYNKPIIIHTLEHFEKHPQIDAIVIACVEEYIPYLKELLYKYRIEKVKKVVPGGKTGQMSIYNGLCAAKEISTDENSIVLIHDGVRPLINADVITRNIESVQKNGSAITTSPVQETILVVTEESSSIDYVPSRKNSRVAKAPQSFWLKDILAAQEKAIAGGQDNFIDSCTLMQASGYKLFLIDGPKENIKITTPEDFYMMRAILEAKENAQIYGF from the coding sequence ATGAATACAGCTGTAATTTTCGCCGGAGGTGTTGGACAACGGATGCATAGCGTTGAACGTCCAAAGCAATTCCTTGAAATGTATAACAAACCAATAATTATACATACCCTTGAACATTTTGAAAAGCATCCACAAATAGACGCCATTGTCATTGCATGTGTGGAAGAATACATTCCCTATCTTAAGGAACTCCTATACAAATATCGAATTGAGAAAGTGAAGAAAGTTGTTCCTGGAGGGAAAACCGGTCAAATGTCCATTTATAATGGACTTTGTGCAGCGAAGGAAATTTCAACCGACGAGAACAGCATTGTTCTAATTCATGATGGCGTTCGTCCCCTTATTAACGCTGACGTTATCACGAGAAACATTGAATCAGTGCAAAAGAACGGTTCTGCAATAACAACATCCCCCGTGCAAGAAACCATCTTGGTGGTCACAGAGGAATCCTCGTCCATTGATTATGTTCCCAGCCGAAAAAATTCTCGTGTAGCGAAAGCCCCCCAAAGTTTTTGGCTCAAAGATATTCTTGCTGCGCAGGAAAAAGCTATCGCAGGTGGTCAAGACAATTTTATCGACAGTTGCACTTTGATGCAAGCATCCGGCTATAAACTTTTCTTAATTGATGGTCCCAAAGAGAATATAAAAATCACTACACCTGAAGATTTTTACATGATGAGAGCTATTCTTGAAGCAAAAGAAAATGCTCAAATATACGGATTTTAA